In Zunongwangia profunda SM-A87, the following proteins share a genomic window:
- a CDS encoding 2-hydroxyacid dehydrogenase, with translation MKFVVLRCAGFNNVDLVAAKRFGIKVYRVPAYSPEAVAEHAIALILTLNRKTHKAYNRIREGNFSLERLRGFNLHGKTVGVIGTGKIGSIFAKNMIGFSCNVIAYDKFENREILAHGGTYVSFEKLLEQSDIISLHCPLNPETKHIINKESFKLMKDGMMLINTSRGPLINTVDTIEALKSGKLGYLGIDVYEQEEQLFFKDLSESVIKDDVIARLISFPNVLITAHQGFLTKEALQQIAEVTIQNIKDYKAGSETQNQLKL, from the coding sequence GTGAAATTCGTGGTTTTACGCTGTGCTGGTTTCAATAACGTGGATCTTGTCGCAGCGAAAAGATTTGGAATTAAAGTTTATCGAGTGCCGGCTTATTCACCCGAAGCAGTGGCAGAACATGCTATTGCCTTAATCCTTACCTTAAATCGAAAAACACATAAGGCCTATAATAGAATCAGAGAAGGTAATTTTTCTTTAGAACGCTTACGTGGTTTCAATCTTCATGGGAAAACAGTAGGTGTGATTGGTACCGGGAAAATAGGTAGCATTTTCGCCAAAAACATGATAGGTTTTAGTTGTAACGTTATCGCCTACGATAAATTCGAAAATCGAGAGATTTTAGCGCATGGCGGTACATATGTTTCTTTTGAAAAGCTTTTAGAGCAATCTGATATCATCTCTTTACACTGCCCATTAAATCCAGAAACCAAACATATTATTAATAAAGAAAGCTTTAAACTAATGAAAGATGGCATGATGTTAATCAATACCAGCCGCGGCCCATTAATTAACACGGTAGACACTATTGAAGCTTTAAAATCTGGAAAATTAGGCTATTTAGGCATCGATGTTTACGAGCAGGAAGAACAATTATTTTTTAAAGATTTATCTGAAAGTGTGATCAAAGATGATGTCATTGCTCGATTAATTTCGTTTCCAAACGTACTTATTACAGCCCATCAGGGATTTTTAACCAAAGAGGCATTACAGCAAATTGCTGAAGTTACCATACAGAATATTAAAGATTATAAAGCAGGAAGCGAGACCCAAAATCAGCTTAAGCTTTAG
- the rnpA gene encoding ribonuclease P protein component, with translation MEEGFNKQEKLKSKILIDTLFAEGVSIKNYPLRLVYIPIPSRNSKTVSVKNPYFKTGFSVPKKFIKTAVQRNRIKRLMRESFRKNKYIVMTGAKQQYALMFIYLSREDISQIKMEQLMVNLLERLKQKEKISVLN, from the coding sequence ATGGAAGAAGGCTTCAATAAACAGGAAAAATTAAAAAGTAAAATTCTTATTGATACACTTTTTGCGGAAGGTGTTTCGATAAAGAATTATCCGTTACGATTGGTTTATATTCCTATCCCTTCCAGGAATTCAAAAACAGTTTCAGTTAAAAATCCATATTTTAAGACGGGATTTTCTGTTCCTAAGAAATTTATAAAAACTGCCGTACAGCGAAACCGCATTAAGAGACTAATGCGAGAATCTTTCAGAAAAAATAAGTATATTGTTATGACCGGGGCAAAGCAGCAATATGCATTGATGTTTATTTATCTTTCCCGGGAAGATATTTCTCAGATAAAGATGGAACAGTTGATGGTGAATCTACTGGAACGCTTAAAACAAAAGGAAAAAATAAGCGTTTTAAACTAG